GCACCGATGAAGCCGGCGCCGCCGGTGACGAGCAGGGTTTTCATGCGTATGAGACATCCTTGACTTGCGTTTGCGTCATCGGTTCGGCCTGAGTCTCAACGAGACATGGCCGGCCCGCTCACGAGCGGACGCATTGTGCCATGCGCAACGCGAGCATCCGATGGTTCAGGCAAGTCCGGCGTCGCTGGCTAGAATGAACGGCTCGCCTCACGGCACAGCCTTCTTACAGGATCTGCTCCCATGGCAACCCGCTCGCGCGCCGCCGGCCAAGGTCTCGGCACCCGCGCCATCCATGCCGGCCAGCGGCCGGACCCGGCCACCGGCGCGATCATGACGCCGATCTACGCCAGCTCCACCTACGTGCAGGAAAGCCCCGGCCGACACAAGGGTTATGAGTATTCGCGCACCGGCAACCCGACCCGCGCGGCCTACGAGCGCTGCGTGGCCGACCTGGAAGGCGGCGTCGCCGGTTTTGCCTTCGCCTCGGGCATGGCCGCGGCGGCCACGGTGCTGGAACTGCTCGATGCCGGCAGCCACGTGATCGCGATGGACGATCTCTACGGCGGCAGCTACCGCCTGTTCGAACGCGTGCGCCGGCGCACGGCGGGGCTGGAGATCGACTTCGTCGATCTCAACGACGGCAAGGCCCTGCGCGCGGCGCTGAAACCGAACACGCGGATGATCTGGGCCGAGACGCCGACCAACCCGATGCTGAAGCTGGTCGATCTCGCCAAGGTCGCCGCGTTCGCCAGGAAGCATGGCTTGCTGCTGGTGGTGGACAACACCTTCGCCTCGCCGATGCTGCAGCGGCCGCTCGCGCTCGGCGCCGACCTCGTGTTGCATTCGGCAACCAAGTACCTGAACGGCCATTCCGACATGGTCGGCGGCATCGTCGTGGCCGGTGATGCGGAACTGGCCGAGCGGATGGCGTTCCTGCAGAACGCGGTGGGTGCGATCGCCGGCCCGTTCGATGCCTTTCTCGCCCTGCGCGGTCTCAAGACGCTGCACCTGAGGATGCGCGCGCACTGCGCCAACGCGCTGGAACTTGCGCAATGGCTGGAAACGCACCCGGCCGTGGAGCGAGTGATCTACCCGGGCCTCAAGAGCCACCCGCAGCACGCGCTGGCGCGCCGGCAGATGGACGGCTACGGCGGCATCGTCAGCGTCGAGCTGAAGGGCGGCCTGAAGCAGGCGCGCCGCGTGCTGGAACGCTGCCGGCTGTTCTCGCTGGCCGAGTCGCTCGGCGGCGTGGAGAGCCTGATCGAGCACCCGTCCGTCATGACCCATGCGTCGGTGCCCGCGGCCAACCGCAAGCGGCTGGGCATCAGCGACGGGCTGGTCAGGCTGTCGGTAGGCGTGGAAGACGTGGCGGACCTGCGGGCGGAATTGCAGGACGCATTGGCCGGTTCGAAGCAGCCGCATTCCGCTGGAAGAAAACAAGGACCTGCTTGAACATGCAAAGATTGTTTGGCCCATTCTCGGCACTGTGGAAATATGGATCGCTGACGCACGAGCTGGCGCGGCGCGACATACTCGGCCGTTATCGTGGCGCCAGTTTCGGCCTGGCCTGGTCCTTGATCAGCCCATTCCTGATGCTGTGCGTGTATACCTTCGCCTTCGGCGTGATCCTGAAGTCCAAGTGGCCGCAGGTGGCTGGAGGCGACCATCCGTTCGCGATCATTCTCTTCGTGGGCTTGATCGTGCATGGCTTCTTCTCGGAATGCCTGTCGCGTTCGCCAACGCTGATCACCGGCAATCCGGGTTTCGTCAAGAAAGTGGTCTTTCCGCTGGAGATATTTCCCTGGCAGATCGTGTTGTCGGCCCTGTTCCAGGCGGGCACCAACCTGCTGGTCTTCATCATGCTGCGCCTGCTGCTGGAAGGCACGGTCAGCTGGACGATCGTCTTCATACCCGTGGTGTTCGTTCCGCTCGTATGTCTCAGCCTGGGTGTGTCGTGGATATTTGCCGCGCTCGGCGTTTACCTGCGGGACATCAACCAGGTGACGGGCGTACTGGCCACGGCCATGCTCTTCCTGTCCTCGGCGATGATCCCGGTACAGACCTTGCCCGAGCACTCGCGCATACTCTTCCACCTCAATCCGCTGACTTTCCTGATCGACCAGGCGCGTGCGGTCGCGCTGTGGGGTCAATACCCGGACTGGAGCGGCCTGCTGGCCTACACCCTGGGCGGGCTGGTCCTGATGTACCTGGGCTATGCATGGTTCATGGCGACCAAGAGGGGATTTGCGGATGTCCTCTGAGCTGGCAATCCAGGTGGTTGGGCTCTCGAAAAGTTTTCCGATCTATGCGAAGCCCCACCACCGTCTGATGCAGATGTTCTCGCCCGCGGACTCGCGGCATCGCTGGTACCGCGAGTTCGAAGCCTTGCGGGACGTCAACCTCAGCATCCGCAAGGGCGAGACGGTAGGCATCGTGGGCCGCAACGGCTCCGGCAAGTCGACCTTGCTGCAGTTGATCTGCGGCACGCTCTCGCCCAGCACGGGCAGCGTGCACGTGAACGGCCGCATCGCGGCGCTCCTGGAGCTCGGATCCGGGTTCAATCCCGAATTCACCGGGCGCGAAAACGTCTATCTGAACGGCACGGTGCTTGGTCTTTCTCACGAGGAGATCGACGCCCGTTTCGCGGAGATCGTCGCGTTCGCCGACATCGGAGACTTCATCGAGCAGCCGGTCAAGAGCTACTCGAGCGGCATGGCGGTTAGGTTGGCCTTCGCCGTGGCGATCAACGTGACGCCGGACATCCTGGTCGTCGACGAGGCGCTGTCCGTGGGAGACGAGGCATTCCAGCGCAAATGCTTCGCCCGCATCGAGGAGATCCGCAATGCCGGGGCGACGGTGCTGTTCGTGTCGCACTCCGCCGGCGCGGTGATGGAACTGTGCGACCGCGCGGTACTGCTGGACCACGGTGAGCTGCTGCTGGACGGTACGCCCAAATACGTCCTCTCGCGCTATCACAAGCTGGCGTATGCGCCGGCAGCGAAGCTGGACCAGGTACGGCAGCAGCTGCGCGAGGAGATGCGTGCCCCTGAAATGCCGCGGGCCGAGCTGGAGATGCGTAGCGACGACGCCCCACCGGCGGACGATGCCTATTTCGACCAGGGCCTGCGGCCGCAAAGCACGGTGCGTTACGAGCAGCGCGGTGCGTCCATCGTCGACCCGCACGTCGAAACCCCGGATGGCCGCACTGTGAACGTCCTCAGGCCGGATGAGGAATACGTGTATACCTACAAGGTGGACTTCCAGCGAGCCGCGGTCGCGGTGCGGCTGGGCATGCTCATCAAGACGGTCAGCGGGTTGGAGCTGGGCGGCGCGGTCACCGCACCGCAGGGGGGCAGCGAGCTCGCCGTGACCGCCGGGCAGCACGTCGAGGTCCGCTTCCATTTCAGAACCGCGCTCGCCCCGGGCGTTTACTTCATGAATGCCGGCGTTTCGGCGCACGGGGAGGAAGGCGAGATCTATCTGGACCGCCTGATCGACGCAATCATGTTTCGGGTAATGCCCGACGAGGGACGGGTGGCCACCGGCTGGGTGAATTTCGGCGTGCGGCCGAAGCTGCGGCTGCTTGAACGCGACGAACTTTCCGTATGAGCTCGAGTGCCGATTCGAATGCGGGCATGCCCAAGGGCATTCTCGTGCTGGGGATGCATCGCAGCGGAACGTCGGCGCTGACGCGCGTGCTGAACCTTCTCGGCGCGCAGTTGAGCAGCACGCTGTGGGAGGCCAACGAGGCGAACAGGAGGGGGTTCTGGGAGGATCCCCGCATCTTCGGCATCCATGACGAGCTGCTGCGGGCTCTTGGACGGAACTGGGACGACCTGCGGGCGCTGCCGGAGCACTGGATGGACTCGGCTGCGGCGTCCTCGGCGCGCGAGCGCCTAGTGGACCTGCTGAGGGCCGAGTTCTCCCAGTCGCGACTGTGGGTGGTCAAGGACCCGCGGATCTGCCGGCTGCTGCCGCTGTGGAAGCGCATCTTCGAGCAGCTGGATGTGCGGATGCATTGCGTGCTCGCGCTGCGTCACCCCGACGAGGTCGCACGGTCGCTGAAGTCGCGCAACGACCACGCGCTGGCCCGGTCGAGGCTGGCATGGCTGGAGCACACCGCGGAAAGCGTGCTCGGCAGCCGCGGCTTCCCGCGCGCGGTGGTTTCCTACGACCAGCTGATGACGGACTGGGAAGCCGCGATGCGGCGCGTGTCCGCCGAACTGGAGCTCCCGTGGCCGGTGCAGCTGGAGGACGTGCGCCCTCAGGTGAACGAATTCCTCTCCCCCGGCGAGCGGCATCATCAGGTACCCTGGATGCCGGAGGAGGGGAGCCGGGAGTTGATCGATCGTCTCTTCGTGGGGATGCTGCGGGCGTCCGAAGGGCAGGGGTGGGAGCTCGCGGAAGAGGCGGCGCGCAGCTACGTCGGCAGCCGGCACGCATTCCTGGACGCGCTGAACTCGGAGCAGGAAGCATTCGAAATGCAACAGCAGCAATGGATGTGCGAACGGCAGGCGTTGACGGAGGCGTTCGAAGGCAAGCTCCAGGCCTGCCGGCAAGCGCTGGGCGAGGAGCTGGCCGCCCAGGTGGCGGCGACCGTCGCCCGCGAGGTGGAGGCACGGCTGGCCGCGCAGGCCGATACCGTGCGCTCCCAGCTGGAGGAATTTCTCGACAGCCATACGACGGCCATGGCCACGACGCTGGAACAGATGTCGGCGAAGATGGAGTCGTTGCGTGCCGCCATCGACGCCGTCAGGCCGGCGCAGGCGGAGATGGCCGCGCTGCAGGAGAGCCGGCGACGGCTGGAGGAGGAGGTGCGTGCGCTGCGCAGCTCCTCCTCCTGGAGGCTGACGGCGCCGCTTCGCTTGGCCGCGTCCATGCTGCGCAGGCCGCGCACGGCAATGCGCAGAGCCGGCTTTCTGGTCCGCCTGACGCTGACGTCGGTCAGACAGAATGGATTACTGAAGACGGCAGCGAAGATCGTCGCTGCTCCGCGGAAATACGGATTCAAGGCGCTGCTGGCGGGTATCCCGGACGCGGGCGTCGGGCAGATTGTCGCTGCCGCGGACGAGACGCGGATGGTCCTGCCCGAGGCCCTGCCCGCGCTGGACCGGCTCGATCTGCGCGTGCTGATGATCGCGGAACTGGGCCTGCCGCAATGCCGGCAGTACCGGGTGGTGCAAAAGCAGCAAATGCTCGAGAAGCTGGGCATCGACAGCACCGTCGTGAGTTGGACCGACGTGGCCAAGTGCCGGAGCCTGCTGCAGACGCACTCGGTGGTGATCTTCTACAGGGTCCCGGGCTTCCCCGACCAGTTGCAGCTCATGCGCGAGGCCAAGGCGCTGGGCCTGGCGACCTTCTGGGAAGTGGACGACATCATCTTCGACGAGCAGAAGTACCGCGCCAATACCAATCTCCGCCACCTGGACGAGAAGACCCACAAGGGCATCCTGTTCGGCATCCCCCTCTACAGGGCCGCGCTGCTCGAGTGCGGCGCGGGCATCGCCTCCACCCGGGGCGTGGCCGAAGCCATGCGCGAGGCGGGCGTATCCACCGTTTTCGTGGTGGAGAACGCGCTCGACGGCGCCGCGCTGCGGGTGGCCGCCGGCATCCGCAGGGAAAAGGCCGACGACGGGCTCGTACGGATCGTGTACGGGTCGGGCAGCCGTGCCCACGACGCCGACTTCAGGGTCGCCGCGCGGGCCATACGGCGGGTGCTCAGGGCGCGGCCCAACGCGCGCCTGACGGTAATGGGCGAGCTCAACCTGCCTGCGGCCGAATACGCGGGAGTCATGCAGCAGGTCGAGCGGCTGCCCACGTGCGACTACGAGACCTACCTGCGGCGCCTTGCCGCGTGCGACATCGCCATAGCTCCGCTCGAGGACACCTCGTTCAACGACGCGAAGTCCAACATCAAGTTCCTCGAAGCGTCCATCGTGCACCTGCCGTCGGTCTGCTCGCCGCGCGCGGCCTTCAGGTCCGCGATCGAAGATGGCGTGAGTGGCTACCTCGCCGACGACGGACAGGCCTGGGAAAAGGCCCTGCTGAGCCTGGTGGACGATGCCGCACTGCGCGAATCGATGGCGCAGCGGGCGTACCAGCACGTGATGGCCCATTATACGCTGCCGCGGCTTGCT
The DNA window shown above is from Aerosticca soli and carries:
- a CDS encoding cystathionine gamma-synthase, which translates into the protein MATRSRAAGQGLGTRAIHAGQRPDPATGAIMTPIYASSTYVQESPGRHKGYEYSRTGNPTRAAYERCVADLEGGVAGFAFASGMAAAATVLELLDAGSHVIAMDDLYGGSYRLFERVRRRTAGLEIDFVDLNDGKALRAALKPNTRMIWAETPTNPMLKLVDLAKVAAFARKHGLLLVVDNTFASPMLQRPLALGADLVLHSATKYLNGHSDMVGGIVVAGDAELAERMAFLQNAVGAIAGPFDAFLALRGLKTLHLRMRAHCANALELAQWLETHPAVERVIYPGLKSHPQHALARRQMDGYGGIVSVELKGGLKQARRVLERCRLFSLAESLGGVESLIEHPSVMTHASVPAANRKRLGISDGLVRLSVGVEDVADLRAELQDALAGSKQPHSAGRKQGPA
- a CDS encoding ABC transporter permease — protein: MQRLFGPFSALWKYGSLTHELARRDILGRYRGASFGLAWSLISPFLMLCVYTFAFGVILKSKWPQVAGGDHPFAIILFVGLIVHGFFSECLSRSPTLITGNPGFVKKVVFPLEIFPWQIVLSALFQAGTNLLVFIMLRLLLEGTVSWTIVFIPVVFVPLVCLSLGVSWIFAALGVYLRDINQVTGVLATAMLFLSSAMIPVQTLPEHSRILFHLNPLTFLIDQARAVALWGQYPDWSGLLAYTLGGLVLMYLGYAWFMATKRGFADVL
- a CDS encoding ABC transporter ATP-binding protein, with translation MSSELAIQVVGLSKSFPIYAKPHHRLMQMFSPADSRHRWYREFEALRDVNLSIRKGETVGIVGRNGSGKSTLLQLICGTLSPSTGSVHVNGRIAALLELGSGFNPEFTGRENVYLNGTVLGLSHEEIDARFAEIVAFADIGDFIEQPVKSYSSGMAVRLAFAVAINVTPDILVVDEALSVGDEAFQRKCFARIEEIRNAGATVLFVSHSAGAVMELCDRAVLLDHGELLLDGTPKYVLSRYHKLAYAPAAKLDQVRQQLREEMRAPEMPRAELEMRSDDAPPADDAYFDQGLRPQSTVRYEQRGASIVDPHVETPDGRTVNVLRPDEEYVYTYKVDFQRAAVAVRLGMLIKTVSGLELGGAVTAPQGGSELAVTAGQHVEVRFHFRTALAPGVYFMNAGVSAHGEEGEIYLDRLIDAIMFRVMPDEGRVATGWVNFGVRPKLRLLERDELSV
- a CDS encoding glycosyltransferase; this encodes MSSSADSNAGMPKGILVLGMHRSGTSALTRVLNLLGAQLSSTLWEANEANRRGFWEDPRIFGIHDELLRALGRNWDDLRALPEHWMDSAAASSARERLVDLLRAEFSQSRLWVVKDPRICRLLPLWKRIFEQLDVRMHCVLALRHPDEVARSLKSRNDHALARSRLAWLEHTAESVLGSRGFPRAVVSYDQLMTDWEAAMRRVSAELELPWPVQLEDVRPQVNEFLSPGERHHQVPWMPEEGSRELIDRLFVGMLRASEGQGWELAEEAARSYVGSRHAFLDALNSEQEAFEMQQQQWMCERQALTEAFEGKLQACRQALGEELAAQVAATVAREVEARLAAQADTVRSQLEEFLDSHTTAMATTLEQMSAKMESLRAAIDAVRPAQAEMAALQESRRRLEEEVRALRSSSSWRLTAPLRLAASMLRRPRTAMRRAGFLVRLTLTSVRQNGLLKTAAKIVAAPRKYGFKALLAGIPDAGVGQIVAAADETRMVLPEALPALDRLDLRVLMIAELGLPQCRQYRVVQKQQMLEKLGIDSTVVSWTDVAKCRSLLQTHSVVIFYRVPGFPDQLQLMREAKALGLATFWEVDDIIFDEQKYRANTNLRHLDEKTHKGILFGIPLYRAALLECGAGIASTRGVAEAMREAGVSTVFVVENALDGAALRVAAGIRREKADDGLVRIVYGSGSRAHDADFRVAARAIRRVLRARPNARLTVMGELNLPAAEYAGVMQQVERLPTCDYETYLRRLAACDIAIAPLEDTSFNDAKSNIKFLEASIVHLPSVCSPRAAFRSAIEDGVSGYLADDGQAWEKALLSLVDDAALRESMAQRAYQHVMAHYTLPRLAAEQLEPVFRAYRDRRRPKLRVLGVNIFFAPRSFGGATIVAEEMMKRINRREDVEYAMFTTVSTDRAPPYELVRYGAAAGDVFAMGLPHEGAPAYAYANPHSIHPFLEALHAYRPDIVHLHSVQGIGARIAEVCIRERIPFAVTLHDAWWICERQFMVNAGGHYCYQRKIDLDICAACVPDRKANRTRQALLRDILRSAVRLFSPSEFFRQLYLDNGFDPARVLVNKNGIVPPRRAIRRPSLHGRPLRMGFVGGEGPIKGAPLIRKALRSLPYTHYELQLVDNELNLGRRSVDPATWDIPGQLKVVPAYTQDSIDDFFEGIDVLLFPTQWKESFGLTVREALVRDVWVIATDAGGVVEDIVSGENGDVIPFGDDGTQLALAIGRLLEDPTRLEGHRNPHADRIRFFDEQAEEICRYFFDIVAERQTEAAAGLTLADPAA